The following are encoded together in the Labeo rohita strain BAU-BD-2019 chromosome 17, IGBB_LRoh.1.0, whole genome shotgun sequence genome:
- the slc25a47b gene encoding solute carrier family 25 member 47-B, producing MHLADFVAGSVGGAFGVAVGYPLDTVKVRLQTQTRDSGVWECVRRTCRTEGVSGFYRGMSMPVTTVSISSSLVFGTYRNVLHLLRELRHRSAADPHHKADIFVSGFAGGVAQVLVMSPADIVKVRLQCQTNSPDSKPKYRGPVHCLLRIARDEGLLGLYKGSAALALRDGPSFATYFLTYNSICDLLRPTDSHQTGWTVVLLAGGVSGMCGWAVGTPMDVIKARLQVSGVSGRRYRGFFHCISHSVRTEGVAVLFKGLTVNCIRAFPVNMSVFATYELVVRFLRSAS from the exons ATGCATCTCGCGGATTTCGTCGCCGGTTCTGTCGGAG GGGCTTTTGGAGTGGCGGTGGGGTATCCGCTGGACACAGTGAAG GTGAGACTCCAGACTCAGACACGTGATTCAGGAGTTTGGGAATGTGTGAGAAGAACCTGCAGAACTGAAGGA GTGAGCGGTTTCTACCGCGGGATGTCCATGCCGGTGACCACGGTCTCCATCAGCTCGTCGCTGGTGTTCGGCACCTACAGGAACGTTCTTCATCTCCTGCGGGAGCTGCGGCACAGAAGCGCGGCGGATCCGCATCATAAAGCTGATATCTTCGTGTCTGGGTTTGCCGGAGGCGTCGCTCAG GTGTTGGTGATGTCTCCCGCAGACATCGTGAAAGTCCGTCTTCAGTGTCAGACCAACTCGCCGGACTCCAAGCCCAAATACCGCGGTCCGGTCCACTGTCTGCTCAGGATCGCGCGGGACGAGGGTCTGCTGGGGCTCTATAAGGGCTCTGCTGCTTTAGCGCTGCGTGACGGGCCGTCCTTCGCCACCTACTTCCTCACATACAACAGCATATGTGACTTACTGCGGCCTACAGACAGCCATCAGACAG GATGGACGGTGGTTCTTCTGGCGGGCGGTGTGTCCGGGATGTGCGGTTGGGCCGTCGGGACGCCCATGGACGTGATCAAAGCCCGTCTGCAGGTGTCGGGTGTGAGCGGGCGGCGCTACAGAGGATTCTTTCACTGCATCTCACACAGCGTCAGGACCGAAGGTGTCGCCGTGCTCTTCAAAGGTCTGACGGTAAACTGCATCCGTGCCTTTCCGGTCAACATGTCCGTGTTTGCCACGTATGAACTGGTTGTTCGCTTTCTGCGTTCGGCGTCATAG
- the LOC127179399 gene encoding mitochondrial basic amino acids transporter isoform X1, giving the protein MALDFAAGCIGGAAGVLVGHPFDTVKVRLQVQSVDKPLYRGTYHCFQSIVRQESMLGLYKGIGSPMMGLTFINAIVFGVQGNAMRMLGADTPLHQFLAGAAAGLIQCVICCPMELAKTRMQMQGTGEKNPSRKMYRNSLDCLIRIYRREGFRGINRGMVTTIVRETPGFGIYFLTYDTLTRALGCDADDGFIIPKLLLAGGMSGMASWLSTYPVDVIKSRLQADGVGGVNRYDGIVDCVRQSWRREGWRVFTRGLTSTLLRAFPVNATTFATVTLFLMYMRENDGGAKDCESLQPNLQHSSL; this is encoded by the exons ATGGCTCTGGACTTTGCTGCAGGATGTATTGGAG GTGCCGCAGGTGTGCTGGTCGGACACCCGTTTGATACGGTGAAG GTGAGGCTGCAGGTTCAAAGCGTGGACAAGCCCCTGTACCGCGGGACGTATCACTGCTTCCAGTCCATCGTCCGTCAGGAATCG ATGTTGGGCCTCTACAAGGGCATCGGCTCACCCATGATGGGCCTGACCTTCATCAACGCCATCGTGTTCGGCGTGCAGGGAAACGCCATGCGCATGTTGGGGGCCGACACTCCTCTGCACCAGTTCCTGGCGGGCGCGGCGGCCGGACTCATCCAGTGCGTGATCTGCTGCCCGATGGAGCTGGCCAAGACCCGCATGCAGATGCAGGGAACGGGCGAGAAGAACCCCTCCAGGAAGATGTACAGGAACTCTCTGGACTGCCTGATCCGCATCTACAGGAGGGAAGGGTTCAGAGGAATAAACCGTGGAATGGTGACCACCATCGTCCGCGAGACGCCCGGTTTTGGCATCTACTTCCTCACCTACGACACGCTGACTCGAGCGCTGGGCTGCGACGCCGACGACGGCTTCATCATTCCCAAGCTGCTCCTGGCGGGCGGCATGTCGGGAATGGCGTCCTGGCTTTCCACCTATCCCGTGGACGTCATCAAGTCCCGCCTCCAGGCGGACGGAGTGGGCGGAGTCAACAGGTACGACGGCATCGTGGACTGCGTCCGTCAGAGCTGGCGGCGGGAAGGATGGAGGGTTTTCACTCGAGGGCTGACGTCGACTCTCTTGAGAGCGTTTCCCGTTAACGCCACCACGTTCGCCACCGTCACGCTCTTCCTCATGTACATGCGCGAGAACGACGGCGGCGCGAAGGACTGCGAATCCCTGCAGCCCAACCTGCAACACAGCAGCCTGTGA
- the LOC127179399 gene encoding mitochondrial basic amino acids transporter isoform X2 produces MLGLYKGIGSPMMGLTFINAIVFGVQGNAMRMLGADTPLHQFLAGAAAGLIQCVICCPMELAKTRMQMQGTGEKNPSRKMYRNSLDCLIRIYRREGFRGINRGMVTTIVRETPGFGIYFLTYDTLTRALGCDADDGFIIPKLLLAGGMSGMASWLSTYPVDVIKSRLQADGVGGVNRYDGIVDCVRQSWRREGWRVFTRGLTSTLLRAFPVNATTFATVTLFLMYMRENDGGAKDCESLQPNLQHSSL; encoded by the coding sequence ATGTTGGGCCTCTACAAGGGCATCGGCTCACCCATGATGGGCCTGACCTTCATCAACGCCATCGTGTTCGGCGTGCAGGGAAACGCCATGCGCATGTTGGGGGCCGACACTCCTCTGCACCAGTTCCTGGCGGGCGCGGCGGCCGGACTCATCCAGTGCGTGATCTGCTGCCCGATGGAGCTGGCCAAGACCCGCATGCAGATGCAGGGAACGGGCGAGAAGAACCCCTCCAGGAAGATGTACAGGAACTCTCTGGACTGCCTGATCCGCATCTACAGGAGGGAAGGGTTCAGAGGAATAAACCGTGGAATGGTGACCACCATCGTCCGCGAGACGCCCGGTTTTGGCATCTACTTCCTCACCTACGACACGCTGACTCGAGCGCTGGGCTGCGACGCCGACGACGGCTTCATCATTCCCAAGCTGCTCCTGGCGGGCGGCATGTCGGGAATGGCGTCCTGGCTTTCCACCTATCCCGTGGACGTCATCAAGTCCCGCCTCCAGGCGGACGGAGTGGGCGGAGTCAACAGGTACGACGGCATCGTGGACTGCGTCCGTCAGAGCTGGCGGCGGGAAGGATGGAGGGTTTTCACTCGAGGGCTGACGTCGACTCTCTTGAGAGCGTTTCCCGTTAACGCCACCACGTTCGCCACCGTCACGCTCTTCCTCATGTACATGCGCGAGAACGACGGCGGCGCGAAGGACTGCGAATCCCTGCAGCCCAACCTGCAACACAGCAGCCTGTGA